Proteins found in one Desulfobaccales bacterium genomic segment:
- a CDS encoding TIGR00282 family metallophosphoesterase → MRILFVGDIVGSPGRRAVQELVPRLVDRHLVDLVVANGENAAGGIGITPQVAEELLNLGVDVLTSGNHIWKHKEILPYLEESERLLRPANYPPGTPGRGWAVVETAAGRRVAVLNLEGRVFMSPLECPFRTADRLLAELPSDLAAIIVDFHAEATSEKQALGYYLDGRVSALIGTHTHVQTADERVLAGGTGYITDVGMTGPLNGVIGMKKEIILERFLSQRPQPFKVAAAQVQLQGVLLELTDDGRCRGITRIQEALKG, encoded by the coding sequence ATGCGCATCCTCTTTGTGGGCGACATCGTGGGCTCTCCGGGGCGGCGGGCGGTGCAGGAGCTGGTTCCCCGGCTGGTGGACCGCCATCTGGTGGACCTGGTGGTGGCCAACGGCGAAAACGCCGCCGGCGGCATCGGCATCACCCCCCAGGTGGCCGAAGAGCTCCTCAATCTGGGGGTGGACGTCCTCACCAGCGGCAACCACATCTGGAAGCACAAGGAGATCCTGCCGTATTTGGAGGAGAGCGAGAGGCTGCTCCGCCCGGCCAACTACCCGCCGGGGACCCCGGGCCGGGGCTGGGCGGTGGTGGAGACCGCGGCGGGCCGGCGGGTGGCCGTCCTCAATCTCGAAGGCCGGGTCTTCATGAGCCCGCTGGAGTGCCCCTTCCGCACTGCCGACCGGCTGCTGGCGGAACTGCCCTCGGATCTGGCCGCCATCATTGTGGACTTCCACGCCGAGGCCACCAGCGAAAAGCAGGCCTTAGGCTACTACCTGGACGGCCGGGTGAGCGCCCTTATCGGCACCCACACCCATGTGCAGACCGCGGATGAGCGGGTGCTCGCCGGCGGCACCGGCTACATCACCGATGTGGGCATGACCGGCCCCTTAAACGGGGTCATCGGCATGAAAAAGGAGATCATCCTGGAGCGTTTCTTGAGCCAGCGGCCGCAACCCTTCAAGGTGGCGGCGGCCCAGGTCCAGCTCCAGGGGGTGCTCCTGGAACTCACCGACGACGGCCGCTGCCGGGGCATCACCCGCATCCAGGAGGCCCTCAAGGGGTGA